One window of the Danaus plexippus chromosome 25, MEX_DaPlex, whole genome shotgun sequence genome contains the following:
- the LOC116775362 gene encoding facilitated trehalose transporter Tret1-like, translating to MSEKVKLTAILVQGIATLIICFLTSLTGFVYAWPSYTFQIYLSNDTYLDAPITINQMSLLGSIVNIGGLIATPLCGYAVDKIGRKYSAMLFGLPFVISWALIAATTSFYTVLFAVGLSGFGAAGQAVSTVYISEIAQDSIRGALTSSTVYGFFFGLLMSYTFGGYMSYYSVLYTHLALSVLYILMLIPLKESPCYLLMLEKEKEAAESIAFYQRVDVSSKEVELEIQKIKLQLGSKADKILKSDADTQEAEDLLKKTSAESNEKKETAWQFLKRSRSSQRALIAVFTVMSLTILMGSIVLQVYAEPLFKEAVPTMHPNTCSILMAVTYLTAALLCASMLDKFGRKALLTVTSILTGISNIILGTQLNLHWAPHWFTAFIIYGSSFVYNLGAAIVPFVLTAEVFLPQVRGLGNSVAMATMWIMNWVTLIIFNPIVEWWGLGSAFYFFSFMCFLSAAYGQFCLPETKGLSADEIQLLFLKEKRNDTQKV from the exons atgagtgaaaaagttaaattaacaGCTATCTTGGTGCAAGGAATTGCGACTTTGATCA TTTGCTTCTTGACATCACTGACAGGATTCGTATATGCCTGGCCGTCTTATactttccaaatatatttatcgaaTGATACTTATCTCGATGCACCGATAACCATCAACCAAATGTCCCTGTTGGGAAGTATCGTCAATATTGGTGGACTTATAGCGACACCGCTTTGTGGATATGCTGTTGATAAAATAGGAAGGAAGTACTCGGCTATGCTTTTTGGATTGCCCTTTGTG ATATCATGGGCCCTTATTGCTGCAACTACATCATTCTACACTGTGTTGTTTGCTGTTGGTTTATCTGGGTTTGGCGCCGCAGGTCAAGCTGTGTCTACCGTTTATATATCAGAAATAGCTCAAGATTCAATAAGAGGAGCTTTAACTTCTTCAACAGTCTATGGATTTTTCTTTGGCCTCTTGATGTCCTATACTTTTGGGGGATATATGTCTTATTATAGTGTTTTGTACACACATCTAGCTCTCTCAGTTTTGTACATCTTAATGTTGATACCTTTAAAGGAATCTCCGTGCTATCTTCTCATGCTTGAGAAGGAGAAg gaGGCAGCGGAGTCAATAGCTTTTTATCAAAGAGTGGACGTGTCGTCTAAAGAAGTTGAATTAGAAATTCAGAAGATTAAACTGCAATTAGGTTCTAAAGCAGACAAAATACTCAAATCCGACGCAG ATACTCAAGAAGCAGAAGATCTTTTAAAAAAGACTTCAGCTGAATCAAATGAAAAGAAAGAGACAGCGTGGCAGTTTTTAA AGAGATCGCGATCATCCCAAAGGGCTTTAATTGCTGTCTTTACAGTGATGTCTTTGACAATACTGATGGGTTCAATAGTCCTCCAAGTTTATGCTGAACCGTTATTTAAAGAGGCAGTTCCCACTATGCATCCAAATACTTGCTCCATTTTGATGGCAGTCACTTACTTGACAGCTGCCCTATTATGTGCAAGTATGTTAGACAAATTTGGAAGAAAG GCACTTTTAACGGTGACAAGTATATTAACAGggatatcaaatataatacttgGGACCCAACTGAATTTACACTGGGCGCCACATTGGTTCACCGCCTTCATTATCTATGGCTCAAGTTTTGTGTACAATCTTGGTGCCGCCATTGTACCTTTTGTGCTAACTGCAGAAGTGTTTCTGCCGCAG GTACGCGGCCTTGGAAATAGCGTAGCGATGGCAACAATGTGGATTATGAATTGGGTTACTCTCATCATTTTTAACCCTATAGTGGAGTGGTGGGGTCTTGGTTCTGCgttttatttcttctcttTTATGTGTTTCCTCTCAGCAGCCTACGGCCAATTCTGCTTGCCAGAAACCAAGGGTTTGTCAGCTGATGAGATACagttattgtttttgaaagaaaaaagaaatgacACACAAAAAgtgtag